From a single Natronorubrum tibetense GA33 genomic region:
- a CDS encoding glycosyltransferase family 2 protein has protein sequence MTLVSVIIPTYDRHSFVEGAIETALAQTHDEIEVVIVCDPPVEETRAVLEQYDDDDRVRPFYNDERLGIAASRNLAIERAHGEYVCILDDDDRWDPRKVEKQLAVMEANSDCGVVYTGGLVRQNDRTVGTYTPSIRGDIYPEILAQFDLKPYSSHMIRADCFETVGDYDTNFDCGEDWDHAIRIAREYEYEYVDEPLVVRHFHDSNVSAAAAIERTDRLQLELDGTADIFGQIWSKYREEIDRHPEIERQLRYDRHLSWGWTEIERDNRRRALRYGWEATKNRPSPTSLAICCFAVLGTSALGLVRSVRDTITHTQFDRVNDHRLAK, from the coding sequence GTGACGCTCGTCAGCGTGATTATTCCCACCTACGACCGCCACTCGTTCGTCGAGGGTGCAATCGAAACAGCGCTCGCCCAGACCCACGACGAGATCGAAGTCGTGATCGTCTGCGATCCGCCCGTCGAAGAGACGCGGGCCGTCCTCGAGCAGTACGACGACGACGACCGCGTTCGGCCGTTCTACAACGACGAGCGACTCGGAATCGCGGCGAGCAGAAACCTAGCGATAGAGCGGGCCCACGGCGAGTACGTCTGTATTCTGGACGACGACGATCGCTGGGACCCCCGGAAGGTCGAAAAACAGCTCGCCGTCATGGAGGCTAATTCGGACTGCGGCGTCGTCTACACCGGTGGTCTCGTCCGCCAGAACGACCGAACAGTTGGTACCTACACGCCGTCGATCCGCGGCGATATCTATCCGGAGATCCTCGCGCAGTTCGATCTCAAACCCTACTCGAGTCATATGATCCGCGCCGACTGTTTCGAGACGGTCGGAGACTACGATACGAATTTCGATTGCGGAGAAGACTGGGATCACGCGATTCGGATCGCCCGCGAGTACGAGTACGAGTACGTAGACGAGCCACTGGTCGTTCGGCACTTCCATGACTCGAACGTGTCGGCGGCGGCCGCGATCGAGCGGACGGATCGCCTGCAACTCGAACTCGACGGGACCGCGGATATCTTCGGGCAGATCTGGTCGAAGTACCGCGAGGAGATCGACCGCCACCCAGAAATCGAACGGCAACTGCGGTACGACCGACACCTCTCCTGGGGGTGGACGGAGATCGAGCGCGACAACCGACGGCGGGCACTTCGGTACGGGTGGGAGGCCACGAAAAACCGCCCGTCGCCCACCAGCCTCGCGATCTGCTGTTTCGCCGTTCTTGGCACGTCAGCACTCGGCCTGGTTCGATCCGTTCGTGACACGATCACTCATACCCAGTTCGACCGGGTGAACGACCACCGACTCGCGAAATAG
- a CDS encoding carboxypeptidase regulatory-like domain-containing protein, which yields MCPNVNQQPTRTRSAQRGVQVLLTVSGILFLVAGLALAASGASLGSALGAVNDEWGDTEGSADDIDSDDNGSESDDENGDEDETGGDGDDGSDTDDGDSDSGDGGDGDDQDADDDDEQDDDDDQNGDDDQDDDETHTLTAIVEDEDGDEIDDATVEVDGDIGSSEEQAADDGEAEFELEDGDYTVTASADGYEDAETDVEIDGDDETVTLELEEDDGDDETHTLTAIVEDEDGDSIDDATVKLEESDLFGSSEEQDADDGEAEFDVEDGDYTVTASADGYEDDEVDIEIDGDDETVTLVLEED from the coding sequence ATGTGCCCCAACGTCAACCAGCAACCGACACGGACGCGGTCCGCCCAGCGCGGCGTACAGGTACTGCTCACCGTCAGCGGGATCCTCTTCCTGGTGGCCGGGCTCGCACTCGCCGCCAGCGGTGCCTCTCTCGGTAGCGCGCTCGGTGCGGTCAACGACGAGTGGGGAGACACCGAAGGATCTGCCGACGACATCGACTCGGACGACAACGGTTCGGAGTCCGACGACGAAAACGGCGACGAAGACGAGACCGGCGGAGACGGTGACGACGGCTCCGACACGGACGACGGGGATTCCGATAGCGGTGACGGAGGCGACGGAGACGACCAGGACGCCGATGACGATGACGAGCAAGACGACGATGACGATCAGAATGGCGACGACGATCAGGACGACGACGAGACTCACACCCTGACCGCGATCGTGGAGGACGAGGACGGCGACGAGATCGACGATGCCACAGTCGAGGTGGACGGCGATATCGGCTCGAGCGAGGAGCAAGCGGCCGACGACGGCGAGGCCGAGTTCGAACTCGAGGACGGCGATTATACGGTCACCGCGAGCGCGGATGGTTACGAAGACGCCGAAACGGACGTCGAGATCGACGGCGACGACGAAACGGTCACGCTGGAACTCGAGGAAGACGACGGTGACGACGAGACCCACACCCTGACGGCGATCGTCGAGGACGAGGACGGCGATTCGATCGACGACGCTACCGTCAAACTCGAGGAGTCCGATCTCTTCGGCTCGAGCGAGGAACAGGACGCCGACGATGGCGAAGCCGAGTTCGATGTCGAAGACGGCGACTACACGGTCACCGCGAGTGCGGACGGCTACGAAGACGACGAAGTAGACATCGAGATAGATGGCGACGACGAGACGGTTACGCTGGTGCTCGAAGAGGACTGA